One window of the Klebsiella sp. WP3-W18-ESBL-02 genome contains the following:
- a CDS encoding TIM-barrel domain-containing protein, which translates to MKTLKNWTLQKQSTHHVELRVDGQHTLCLYVLEENLFRVLLKRKGELALDRTWSIAPSQDVPWEGRDREDLSGFTLPTWTLSQQDDTVTVATESLRATVHQPLWIEWHYRNAEGEWQPLVNDRPTSAYLVNAHGDGVAHYQSRRKDERFYGLGDKAGDLQRGGKRYEMRNLDAMGYNAVSTDPLYKHIPFTITRRDDVSFGLFYDNLSSCWLDLGNEIDNYHTAYRRWQAEAGDIDYYLFTGERVLDVTKAFVRLTGKTLFGPKWSLGYSGSTMHYTDAPDAQNQLMNFIRLCDEHAIPCDSFQLSSGYTSINGKRYVFNWNDDKVPQPKVMSQAFHDAGLHLAANIKPCLLQDHPRYGEVAEQALFIRDSESDGPERSSFWDDEGSHLDFTNPQTVAWWQNGVTSQLLEMGIDSTWNDNNEFEVWDGEARCHGFGKEIAIKHIRPVMPLLMIRASMEAQQRFAPNKRPYLISRSGCAGMQRYVQTWSGDNRTNWDTLRYNTRMGLGMSLSGLYNLGHDVGGFSGDKPDPELFVRWVQNGVMHPRFTIHSWNDDHTVNEPWMYPGVTPAIRSAIELRYRLLPYLYTLLWQAHADDEPMLRPTFLDHEHDAQTFEECDDFLLGRDILVASVVEAGERERRVWLPDNEAGWYDFYTGAWFSGGQWITLDAPLEKLPLLVRAGAGLPLSERITYVNAAEDNARELKLFPLKGMGSTSGLLFEDDGESWGYQQGNALWLEWEMVCTGSTIDLKVNARGDYRPAWKALKVTLPANEKRQLLINGVAATEWINR; encoded by the coding sequence ATGAAAACGCTGAAAAACTGGACCCTGCAAAAACAGTCAACCCATCACGTCGAGCTGCGGGTCGACGGCCAGCACACCCTGTGCCTGTACGTGCTGGAAGAGAATCTGTTCCGCGTACTGTTAAAACGCAAAGGCGAGCTGGCGCTGGATCGCACCTGGAGTATCGCCCCATCGCAGGATGTGCCGTGGGAAGGGCGTGACCGTGAGGATCTCAGCGGCTTTACCCTGCCGACCTGGACGCTGAGCCAGCAGGACGACACCGTAACGGTGGCGACCGAATCCTTACGTGCTACCGTCCACCAGCCGCTATGGATTGAATGGCATTACCGCAACGCCGAGGGCGAGTGGCAGCCGCTGGTCAACGACCGTCCCACCAGCGCCTATCTGGTGAACGCCCACGGCGACGGCGTGGCGCACTATCAGAGCCGCCGCAAAGACGAACGTTTTTATGGCCTCGGCGATAAAGCCGGAGATTTACAGCGTGGCGGCAAGCGCTACGAAATGCGCAACCTCGACGCGATGGGCTACAACGCGGTCAGCACCGACCCGCTGTACAAACATATTCCGTTTACCATCACCCGCCGCGACGACGTGAGTTTCGGGCTGTTTTACGACAACCTCAGCAGCTGCTGGCTGGATCTCGGTAACGAAATTGATAACTATCACACCGCCTACCGCCGCTGGCAGGCAGAGGCCGGGGATATCGATTACTACCTGTTTACCGGCGAGCGCGTGCTCGACGTGACCAAAGCCTTCGTTCGCCTGACCGGCAAAACGCTGTTCGGACCAAAATGGAGCCTCGGCTACAGCGGTTCCACCATGCATTACACCGATGCGCCGGACGCGCAGAATCAGCTGATGAACTTTATTCGCCTGTGCGACGAGCATGCCATTCCGTGCGACTCGTTCCAGCTCTCTTCTGGCTATACCTCGATTAACGGCAAGCGCTATGTGTTCAACTGGAACGACGACAAAGTGCCGCAGCCGAAGGTGATGAGCCAGGCGTTCCACGATGCCGGTCTGCATCTGGCGGCGAACATTAAGCCGTGTCTGTTACAGGATCACCCGCGCTACGGCGAAGTAGCGGAACAGGCGCTGTTTATTCGCGATTCCGAAAGCGACGGTCCGGAACGCTCCAGCTTCTGGGACGACGAAGGCTCACACCTCGATTTCACCAACCCGCAGACCGTGGCCTGGTGGCAGAACGGCGTGACCAGCCAACTGCTGGAGATGGGTATAGATTCGACCTGGAACGATAACAACGAGTTTGAAGTCTGGGACGGCGAAGCGCGCTGCCACGGCTTTGGCAAAGAGATTGCCATTAAACATATTCGCCCGGTGATGCCGCTGCTGATGATTCGCGCTTCAATGGAAGCCCAACAGCGCTTTGCGCCGAACAAGCGCCCGTATCTGATCTCCCGTTCCGGCTGCGCCGGGATGCAGCGCTACGTGCAGACCTGGAGCGGCGATAACCGCACCAACTGGGATACCCTGCGCTACAACACCCGCATGGGGCTGGGCATGAGCCTGTCCGGGCTGTACAACCTCGGCCACGACGTCGGCGGTTTCTCCGGCGATAAACCGGACCCGGAGCTGTTTGTCCGCTGGGTACAAAACGGCGTGATGCACCCGCGCTTTACCATCCACTCGTGGAACGACGATCATACGGTTAACGAGCCGTGGATGTATCCCGGCGTCACCCCGGCGATTCGCAGCGCGATTGAACTGCGTTATCGCCTGCTGCCGTATCTGTACACTCTGCTGTGGCAGGCGCACGCCGATGACGAGCCAATGCTGCGCCCAACCTTCCTCGACCACGAGCACGATGCGCAGACGTTTGAAGAGTGCGACGACTTCCTGCTGGGCCGCGATATTCTGGTCGCAAGCGTAGTGGAAGCCGGCGAGCGCGAACGCCGCGTCTGGCTGCCGGATAACGAGGCTGGCTGGTATGATTTTTACACCGGTGCCTGGTTCAGCGGCGGGCAATGGATAACGCTGGATGCGCCGCTGGAGAAACTGCCGCTGCTGGTTCGCGCGGGCGCAGGCCTGCCGCTCAGCGAGCGCATCACCTACGTTAACGCCGCCGAAGATAATGCACGCGAGCTGAAGCTGTTCCCGCTGAAAGGCATGGGCAGCACATCTGGTCTGCTGTTTGAAGATGACGGTGAGTCGTGGGGATACCAGCAGGGCAACGCGCTGTGGCTGGAATGGGAAATGGTCTGCACCGGCAGTACCATTGACCTGAAGGTCAACGCGCGCGGCGATTATCGTCCGGCGTGGAAGGCGCTGAAGGTGACGCTGCCTGCCAATGAAAAACGTCAGCTACTGATTAACGGCGTCGCCGCGACAGAGTGGATAAACCGCTGA
- the mntR gene encoding manganese-binding transcriptional regulator MntR, with translation MGRRAGTPITKKVTQLVNVEEHVEGFRQVREAHRRELIDDYVELISDLIREVGEARQVDMAARLGVSQPTVAKMLKRLAGVGLIEQIPWRGVFLTPEGEKLAQESRERHQVVETFLLALGVSADTARRDAEGIEHHVSEETLDMFRQFTLKHGQFVE, from the coding sequence ATGGGCCGTCGCGCAGGTACGCCAATAACAAAAAAAGTGACGCAGCTGGTGAATGTTGAAGAGCACGTTGAGGGGTTTCGCCAGGTACGCGAAGCGCATCGCCGCGAACTGATTGACGATTACGTTGAGCTGATTTCCGATCTAATTCGCGAAGTGGGCGAGGCGCGACAGGTGGATATGGCAGCGCGTCTGGGCGTCTCGCAGCCCACGGTGGCGAAAATGCTGAAGCGTCTGGCGGGCGTAGGGCTGATTGAGCAGATCCCGTGGCGCGGCGTGTTTTTAACGCCAGAGGGCGAAAAACTGGCTCAGGAGAGCCGTGAGCGCCATCAGGTCGTGGAGACTTTCCTGCTGGCCCTCGGCGTTAGCGCCGATACCGCGCGCCGCGATGCGGAAGGTATTGAACATCATGTCAGCGAGGAAACGCTCGACATGTTCCGTCAGTTCACCCTGAAGCACGGGCAATTCGTGGAATGA
- the mntS gene encoding manganase accumulation protein MntS yields MNEFKRCISVFSHSPFKVRLMLIGMLCDLINNKPQQDKPSH; encoded by the coding sequence ATGAACGAATTCAAGAGGTGTATCAGCGTGTTTAGCCACTCTCCTTTTAAAGTACGGTTAATGTTGATCGGTATGCTGTGCGATCTGATTAACAACAAGCCGCAGCAGGACAAGCCGTCCCACTAA
- a CDS encoding anion transporter: protein MNLPFLRSLAGDRFLHLLILVGVLLSFFVPFAPARWPAAIDWHTIITLSGLMLLTKGVEQSGYFDVLGRKMARRFATERQLAVFMVLAAALLSTFLTNDVALFIVVPLTLTLKKWCALPINRLIIFEALAVNAGSLLTPIGNPQNILLWGRSGLSFPAFTLQMLPLAVAMLATLLVLCWCCFPAKKLAFQSSERTPDWQPLLVWSCLAFYLIFLAALEMKQELWGLIVIAVGFLLLARRVVLSVDWTLLLVFMAMFIDVHLLTQLPVLQQAFGGASALSGMSLWLTAIGLSQVISNVPSTILLLNYVPPSTLLAWAVNVGGFGLLPGSLANLIALRMAADRRIWWRFHLYSIPMLLWAAVVGYGLLLLF, encoded by the coding sequence ATGAACCTCCCTTTTCTTCGGTCGCTGGCGGGCGACCGTTTTCTGCACCTGCTGATTCTCGTCGGCGTCCTGCTGAGTTTTTTTGTTCCCTTCGCCCCCGCGCGCTGGCCGGCGGCCATCGACTGGCACACCATTATTACCCTCAGCGGGCTGATGCTGCTGACCAAAGGCGTAGAGCAAAGCGGCTATTTTGATGTCCTGGGGCGCAAAATGGCGCGCCGTTTTGCCACCGAGCGTCAGCTGGCGGTGTTTATGGTTCTGGCGGCGGCGCTGCTGTCGACCTTTCTGACCAATGACGTGGCGCTGTTTATCGTGGTGCCGTTGACCCTGACGCTAAAAAAATGGTGCGCGCTGCCGATTAACCGGCTGATTATTTTTGAGGCGCTGGCGGTGAACGCCGGTTCGCTGCTGACGCCGATTGGCAACCCGCAGAACATCCTGCTGTGGGGGCGATCGGGTCTCTCTTTCCCGGCCTTTACCCTGCAAATGCTGCCGCTGGCGGTGGCAATGTTAGCCACGCTGCTGGTGCTATGCTGGTGCTGTTTCCCGGCGAAAAAGCTGGCGTTTCAAAGCAGTGAACGCACGCCTGACTGGCAGCCGCTGTTGGTATGGAGCTGCCTGGCCTTCTACCTGATTTTTCTTGCCGCGCTGGAAATGAAGCAGGAACTGTGGGGGCTCATCGTCATCGCCGTGGGTTTCCTGCTGTTGGCTCGGCGAGTGGTGCTGAGCGTGGACTGGACGCTGCTGCTGGTATTTATGGCGATGTTCATCGATGTTCATCTGCTGACCCAACTACCGGTGCTACAGCAGGCGTTTGGCGGGGCCAGCGCGCTTTCCGGTATGTCGCTGTGGCTGACGGCGATTGGCCTATCGCAGGTGATTAGCAACGTACCGTCGACAATTTTGCTGCTGAACTATGTGCCGCCATCGACGCTGCTGGCGTGGGCGGTCAACGTTGGTGGCTTCGGGCTGCTGCCCGGCTCGCTGGCAAACCTGATAGCGCTGCGTATGGCGGCAGACCGACGCATCTGGTGGCGTTTCCACCTGTACTCTATTCCGATGCTGCTGTGGGCGGCTGTGGTGGGGTACGGCCTGCTTTTGCTTTTCTAA
- a CDS encoding ABC-F family ATPase, with product MLVTSNVTMQFGSKPLFENISVKFGGGNRYGLIGANGSGKSTFMKILGGDLEPTLGNVSLDPNERIGKLRQDQFAFEEFTVLDTVIMGHGELWEVKQERDRIYGLAEMSEEDGYKVADLEVLYGEMDGYSAESRAGELLLGVGIPLEQHYGPMSEVAPGWKLRVLLAQALFSNPDILLLDEPTNNLDIDTIRWLEQTLNERDSTMIIISHDRHFLNMVCTHMADMDYGELRVYPGNYDEYMTAATQARERLLADNAKKKAQIADLQSFVSRFSANASKSRQATSRARQIDKIKLEEVKASSRQNPFIRFEQDKKLFRNALEVEGLTKGFEDGPLFKNFNLLLEVGEKIAILGANGVGKSTLLKTLVGDMQPDSGTVKWSENASIGYYAQDHEYEFENDLTVFEWMSQWKQEGDDEQVVRSFLGRLLFSQDDIKKPAKVLSGGEKGRMLFGKLMMQKPNILVMDEPTNHLDMESIESLNMALEMYQGTLIFVSHDREFVSSLATRVIEITPERVVDFTGNYEDYLRSKGIDG from the coding sequence GTGTTAGTTACCAGCAACGTCACCATGCAGTTTGGCAGTAAGCCGCTGTTCGAAAATATCTCCGTCAAATTTGGCGGCGGCAACCGTTACGGCCTGATTGGCGCCAACGGGAGCGGCAAATCTACCTTTATGAAAATTCTCGGCGGCGACTTAGAGCCGACGCTGGGCAACGTGTCCCTCGATCCGAACGAGCGCATCGGTAAGCTGCGTCAGGATCAGTTCGCCTTTGAAGAGTTCACCGTGCTCGATACCGTGATCATGGGCCATGGCGAACTGTGGGAAGTGAAACAAGAGCGCGACCGCATCTACGGTCTGGCGGAAATGAGCGAAGAAGACGGCTATAAAGTGGCCGATCTCGAAGTACTCTACGGTGAAATGGACGGCTACTCTGCGGAATCACGCGCGGGCGAACTGCTGCTGGGCGTGGGGATCCCGCTGGAGCAGCACTACGGTCCGATGAGCGAAGTGGCGCCCGGCTGGAAGCTGCGTGTGCTGTTGGCGCAGGCGCTGTTCTCTAACCCGGATATTCTGTTGCTCGACGAACCAACGAACAACCTGGATATCGACACCATTCGCTGGCTGGAGCAGACGCTGAACGAGCGTGACAGCACCATGATCATCATTTCGCACGACCGTCACTTCCTGAACATGGTCTGCACCCACATGGCGGATATGGATTACGGCGAACTGCGCGTTTACCCGGGCAACTACGACGAATACATGACGGCGGCAACCCAGGCGCGTGAACGTCTGCTGGCCGACAACGCCAAGAAGAAAGCGCAGATTGCCGATCTGCAGTCCTTCGTCAGCCGCTTTAGCGCTAACGCATCAAAATCGCGTCAGGCAACCTCCCGCGCGCGTCAGATTGATAAAATCAAGCTGGAAGAAGTCAAAGCCTCCAGCCGTCAGAACCCGTTCATCCGCTTTGAACAGGATAAGAAACTGTTCCGTAACGCGCTGGAAGTGGAAGGTCTCACCAAAGGCTTTGAAGACGGCCCGCTGTTCAAAAACTTCAACCTGCTGCTGGAAGTGGGCGAGAAGATTGCCATTCTGGGCGCCAACGGCGTGGGTAAATCCACCCTGCTGAAGACGCTGGTTGGCGACATGCAGCCGGATAGCGGCACCGTGAAATGGTCCGAGAACGCGAGCATTGGCTACTACGCGCAGGATCACGAGTACGAGTTCGAAAACGATCTGACCGTCTTTGAGTGGATGAGCCAGTGGAAGCAGGAAGGCGACGATGAGCAGGTGGTTCGCAGCTTCCTGGGGCGTCTGCTGTTCAGCCAGGACGACATCAAGAAGCCGGCGAAGGTCCTGTCCGGTGGTGAAAAAGGCCGTATGCTGTTCGGCAAACTGATGATGCAGAAACCCAATATTCTGGTGATGGATGAACCGACTAACCACCTGGATATGGAATCGATTGAATCACTGAACATGGCGCTGGAAATGTATCAGGGCACGCTGATTTTCGTTTCTCACGACCGTGAGTTCGTCAGTTCCCTGGCGACCCGCGTGATCGAGATTACGCCGGAGCGCGTGGTCGACTTCACCGGCAACTACGAAGATTACCTGCGCAGCAAAGGTATCGACGGTTAA
- a CDS encoding GntR family transcriptional regulator → MAAKYIAIAREIKKRIISRQYAAADPLPDQFALAAEFGTSRMTIQQAMRQLIVEGLVYTRQGQGTFIRKNFLQLSQWDIHGSDYAGATETWGHLGKVESQVIRFELRFPTDKEQASLLINADAPVYDFVRLRLLNGEPLSLDTTVMPVSLVPGLSKAHLESSVFRYVQDNLGLKMMGSYRVVRALKPSELDQQHLHCEASDPILEVEQVIYLDDGTPLEYAHCHYRYDHGGIVIVNNG, encoded by the coding sequence ATGGCAGCGAAGTACATCGCGATAGCGCGGGAAATTAAAAAACGGATCATCAGTCGGCAGTACGCTGCCGCCGATCCCTTACCTGACCAGTTTGCGCTGGCGGCGGAGTTTGGCACCAGCCGCATGACCATTCAGCAGGCGATGCGCCAGCTGATCGTGGAAGGGCTGGTCTACACCCGTCAGGGGCAGGGGACGTTTATCCGCAAAAATTTCCTCCAGCTTTCTCAGTGGGATATTCACGGCAGCGACTACGCCGGAGCGACCGAAACCTGGGGCCATCTGGGTAAAGTTGAAAGCCAGGTAATCCGCTTTGAGCTGCGTTTTCCTACCGATAAAGAGCAGGCTTCGCTGCTGATTAACGCCGATGCGCCGGTGTACGATTTTGTGCGCCTGCGCTTGCTTAACGGAGAACCGCTGTCGCTGGACACCACGGTGATGCCGGTGTCGCTGGTGCCGGGGCTGAGCAAGGCGCATCTGGAAAGCTCGGTGTTTCGCTACGTGCAGGACAACCTGGGGCTGAAGATGATGGGGTCTTATCGCGTGGTGCGCGCGCTGAAGCCGAGCGAGCTTGACCAGCAGCATCTTCACTGCGAAGCCAGCGATCCGATTCTGGAAGTTGAGCAGGTGATCTACCTGGATGACGGGACGCCGCTGGAGTATGCGCACTGCCACTATCGTTACGATCACGGCGGGATTGTGATTGTGAATAACGGATAA
- a CDS encoding MFS transporter yields the protein MSQGINNEMATSKTRRVVKNLRWWMLVLFLLGVTVNYITRNSLGILAPELKDSLGITTEQYSWIVGAFQIAYTLFQPLCGWLIDVIGLKLGFMICASLWALACLLHAGAGNWIHLALLRFFMGGAEAAATPANAKTIGEWFPKSERPVAAGWAGVGFSIGAMLAPPIIYFAHASFGWQGAFMFTGLLALAWVVLWWAFYHNPDKHPNLGKAELDYIRQDNEAPPVKLPFLTALKTVGKNKRFYGIAIPAFMAEPAWAVFSFWMPLYFAKQYNMDLKQIALFAWLPFLAADLGSVASGYLTRLYVRLFGFSRVNSTVASSVTGAFLMVSLAVVALTKDPIVAVVLMSIGGFGHQIISCMLSALVVESFDKGQMATVNGMRGSAAWIASFIFSLIIGVTADKIGFNPLFIAMGFFDLIGAIFLVSFIAERRAKRA from the coding sequence ATGAGTCAGGGTATCAATAATGAAATGGCCACCAGTAAAACCCGCCGCGTCGTCAAAAACCTGCGCTGGTGGATGCTGGTGCTTTTTTTACTCGGCGTTACCGTCAACTACATCACTCGTAACTCGCTGGGGATCCTCGCGCCAGAGCTGAAAGACAGCCTCGGCATCACCACCGAGCAGTATTCCTGGATCGTCGGTGCCTTCCAGATCGCCTACACCCTGTTCCAGCCGCTGTGCGGCTGGCTGATTGATGTGATTGGCCTCAAGCTGGGCTTTATGATTTGCGCCAGCCTGTGGGCGCTGGCCTGTCTGCTGCATGCGGGGGCCGGTAACTGGATACATCTGGCGCTGCTGCGCTTCTTTATGGGCGGCGCGGAAGCAGCGGCGACCCCGGCAAACGCCAAAACGATTGGCGAGTGGTTCCCGAAATCCGAGCGCCCGGTAGCGGCAGGATGGGCGGGCGTAGGCTTTTCTATCGGCGCAATGCTGGCGCCGCCGATCATCTACTTTGCCCACGCCTCCTTCGGCTGGCAGGGCGCATTTATGTTTACCGGTCTGCTGGCACTTGCCTGGGTCGTGCTGTGGTGGGCGTTTTACCATAACCCGGACAAACACCCGAACCTGGGCAAGGCCGAGCTGGACTATATCCGCCAGGATAACGAAGCGCCGCCGGTCAAGCTGCCGTTCCTTACCGCGCTGAAAACCGTCGGCAAAAACAAACGCTTCTACGGCATCGCGATCCCGGCCTTTATGGCGGAACCGGCCTGGGCCGTATTCAGCTTCTGGATGCCGCTCTACTTCGCCAAGCAGTACAACATGGATCTCAAGCAGATCGCCCTGTTCGCCTGGCTGCCTTTCCTCGCCGCCGATCTCGGTAGCGTCGCCAGCGGTTACTTAACCCGCCTGTATGTGCGTCTGTTTGGCTTCTCACGCGTTAACTCCACCGTGGCAAGCTCCGTGACCGGCGCGTTCCTGATGGTCTCGCTCGCCGTGGTCGCGCTCACTAAAGATCCTATCGTCGCCGTGGTGCTGATGTCGATTGGCGGTTTCGGCCACCAGATTATCTCCTGCATGCTGAGCGCGCTGGTGGTGGAGTCTTTCGATAAAGGCCAGATGGCCACCGTGAACGGTATGCGTGGCTCCGCCGCGTGGATCGCGAGCTTCATCTTTTCCCTGATTATCGGGGTGACCGCCGACAAAATCGGCTTCAACCCGCTGTTTATCGCCATGGGTTTCTTCGACCTGATTGGCGCCATCTTCCTGGTTTCTTTTATTGCTGAACGTCGCGCAAAACGCGCCTGA
- the ldtB gene encoding L,D-transpeptidase: MNMKLTTLFAAALAVVGFCNSASAVTYPLPTDGSRIVGQNQVITIPEDNKQPLEYFAAQYQMGLSNMLEANPGVDTYLPKGGSVLNIPQQLILPDTVHEGIVINSAEMRLYYYPKGTNTVIVLPIGIGQLGKDTPINWTTKVERKKAGPTWTPTAKMHAEYAAAGNPLPAVVPAGPDNPMGLYALYIGRLYAIHGTNANFGIGLRVSHGCVRLRNEDIKFLFENVPVGTRVEFIDEPVKATTEPDGSRYIEVHNPLSTTEAQFEGGETVPVTLTKAVQAVTSQSDVDQSIVDQAVKNRSGMPVRLN; encoded by the coding sequence ATGAACATGAAATTAACAACGCTTTTCGCTGCGGCGCTCGCTGTCGTAGGTTTCTGCAATTCGGCTTCAGCGGTAACATACCCGCTGCCGACCGATGGCAGCCGTATTGTCGGTCAGAATCAGGTCATCACGATCCCTGAGGACAACAAGCAGCCGCTGGAGTACTTCGCCGCCCAGTACCAGATGGGTCTGTCCAACATGCTGGAAGCTAACCCGGGCGTGGATACCTACCTGCCTAAAGGCGGCAGCGTGCTGAATATTCCTCAGCAGCTGATCCTGCCGGATACCGTGCATGAAGGTATCGTCATTAACAGCGCGGAAATGCGTCTGTACTACTATCCGAAAGGCACCAACACCGTGATCGTGCTGCCAATCGGTATCGGCCAGTTGGGTAAAGATACCCCGATCAACTGGACAACCAAGGTTGAACGTAAGAAAGCGGGCCCGACCTGGACCCCGACGGCGAAAATGCACGCAGAATATGCTGCGGCAGGCAACCCGCTGCCGGCAGTGGTTCCGGCCGGTCCGGATAACCCGATGGGCCTGTACGCGCTGTACATCGGCCGTCTGTATGCGATTCACGGCACCAACGCCAACTTCGGTATCGGCCTGCGCGTAAGCCACGGCTGTGTGCGTCTGCGTAACGAAGACATCAAATTCCTGTTCGAAAACGTGCCGGTTGGCACTCGCGTAGAGTTTATTGATGAGCCGGTGAAAGCCACTACCGAACCCGATGGCAGCCGCTACATCGAAGTTCACAACCCGCTGTCCACCACCGAAGCACAGTTCGAAGGCGGTGAAACGGTACCTGTGACGCTGACCAAAGCCGTACAGGCAGTGACCAGCCAGTCCGACGTTGACCAGAGCATCGTTGACCAGGCAGTGAAAAACCGTTCCGGTATGCCGGTTCGTCTGAACTAA
- a CDS encoding glycoside hydrolase family 1 protein, which translates to MKPSLPAHFLWGNSVSSMQTEGAWNEGGKGMSVYDIREPKEFASDWKVATDAYHRYEEDFDLMKDLGMNCYRFQIAWSRVCPSGDGEFNEEGIAFYERFITGLIERGIEPMICLYHFDMPLALAEKYNGFTDRRVMEAFIRYGKKMIDCFGDRVTWWLTFNEQNLYHMPETFLISGYMRGDKTLRELYEIQHHVMMAHAHLTHYLHDTKPGKLMGGMLAHAQVYPATCKPRDVFCAQQLDEFFNQNLLRAFAGEGYSPEVLHFVKQAGFSDIYREDDLAVLATMKNDYMAFSYYASRTLDSDPIPEGTPVNNYMLFGDKPNPHLKATEWNWQIDPLGFRSIITRYYNDWRLPVFPIENGIGVIEQWDGENPIADDYRIAYHRDHINAMKAAIFEDGAQVIGYLGWGLIDILSSQGDMRKRYGVVYVNRENHDLKDLKRVPKKSYDWLKRAIHSNGEEM; encoded by the coding sequence ATGAAACCATCACTGCCCGCCCATTTCCTGTGGGGGAACTCCGTTTCCAGTATGCAGACCGAAGGCGCCTGGAATGAGGGCGGAAAAGGGATGTCGGTATACGATATTCGCGAGCCAAAAGAGTTTGCTTCTGACTGGAAGGTGGCAACCGACGCCTACCACCGCTATGAAGAAGATTTCGATCTGATGAAAGATCTGGGCATGAACTGCTACCGTTTCCAGATTGCCTGGAGCCGCGTCTGTCCGAGCGGCGATGGTGAGTTCAATGAAGAGGGCATTGCCTTCTATGAGCGTTTCATCACCGGCCTTATCGAGCGCGGTATTGAGCCGATGATCTGCCTGTACCACTTCGATATGCCGCTGGCGCTGGCCGAAAAATACAACGGTTTTACCGATCGCCGCGTGATGGAAGCGTTTATCCGCTACGGCAAAAAGATGATCGATTGCTTCGGCGATCGGGTGACCTGGTGGCTGACCTTCAACGAGCAGAATCTTTACCATATGCCGGAAACGTTCCTGATCTCCGGCTATATGCGCGGTGACAAAACGCTGCGCGAGCTGTATGAAATCCAGCATCACGTGATGATGGCGCATGCGCACCTGACGCATTACCTGCACGACACCAAACCCGGCAAACTGATGGGGGGCATGCTGGCGCACGCCCAGGTATACCCGGCCACCTGCAAGCCGCGCGACGTATTCTGCGCCCAGCAGCTCGACGAATTCTTCAATCAGAATCTCCTGCGCGCCTTTGCCGGTGAAGGCTATAGCCCGGAAGTGCTGCACTTTGTTAAGCAAGCGGGGTTCAGCGACATCTATCGCGAGGACGATCTGGCGGTGCTGGCGACCATGAAGAACGACTATATGGCGTTCAGCTACTACGCCAGCCGCACGCTGGACAGCGATCCGATCCCGGAAGGTACGCCGGTCAATAACTACATGCTGTTTGGCGACAAGCCGAACCCGCACCTGAAGGCCACCGAGTGGAACTGGCAGATAGATCCGCTCGGTTTTCGCAGTATTATTACCCGCTATTACAATGACTGGCGCCTGCCGGTGTTTCCGATTGAGAACGGCATTGGGGTGATTGAGCAGTGGGACGGCGAAAATCCGATCGCCGATGATTATCGTATCGCCTATCATCGCGACCATATCAACGCCATGAAAGCGGCGATTTTTGAGGATGGCGCCCAGGTTATTGGCTATCTGGGCTGGGGGCTGATTGATATTCTTAGCTCGCAGGGCGATATGCGTAAGCGCTACGGCGTGGTCTACGTCAATCGCGAAAACCACGATTTAAAAGACCTTAAGCGCGTGCCGAAGAAAAGCTACGACTGGCTGAAGCGGGCGATTCATAGCAACGGCGAAGAGATGTAA